TCTAGATCGAGCGTCGGCTGATTGGATAAATGATGACGGAGTTGCGCCTGTTATTGTGGAATATGAGAGGCTGATGTTTCAAGCTGGCGAGATTGATTTTGATGCAATGAGCCTGTATGGTCTCAGGCTTATCCAAGAGAATGAATGGGTAAGGAAGGCACTCAAAGCCAAATACCCAATTCTAGCCATCGATGAGTATCAAGATCTAGGAGTGCCGTTGCACGATATGGTCAATTATTTGTGTATAGAAGGGGGAATCCGTCTTTTTGCCGTGGGTGATCCAGACCAGTCGATCTATGGTTTTACCGGTGCGCGTCCCGCATTGATGAACGAACTGGCGGATGTGGAGGGTGTTCAAAGGGTTCGGCTTAGGCTCAATTACCGCAGCGGAAAGTCTATCATCAATGCGTCAACTGCGGCTCTGGCAGAAACGCGCGACTTCGAAGCGTCCGACGATAAAGAAGGCGTTGTGATTGATCATAAGTGCATTGGCGGATTGGATGAGCAGATCTCGTTGGCAATTAATAATCTAGTGCCTGAAGCTTTAGCTCGAAGAGAAGGCCGTAGGTTAGGAGATATTGGAGTGCTTTATCTTGATCGACACGGTGGAGCTGCAGTTGCCCATGCTGCTAATCAGGCCGGCGTTGAGTATGTAAGGTTCGATCAGGGAAATCCGTACCCCAGGACACCAGCGACAGGATGGTTGGAAGAGTGTGCCAGTTGGTGTGCAGGGGGGTGGAGGGATGGTGAACCTCCGCTTTCCAACCTCTTGTGGCAGTGGCGGAGTTTTTTTCCGCAAATATCAAAAGAAACTGAGATTAGACAATTACGACGAGGTTTGGTATCTTTTCTTTACTCAAATAGGGGGGCAGATACTCGCTTGAGGGATTGGATTAAAACTTTTGGTGATGCTGGTCTATTCACTATGATTCGTTCTGAGCCAACGATGGCGGATGAGGTTGAGTCAATTCGTGCTCTCTATGAGGTATGTAAAGATGGTCAGCCCTTGGCGGGATACTCGGTTGCAAACTTTGGAGGTCAGCATATTTCAAAGGATCGCTTAAACCTGACGACTATACATAGTTCTAAGGGGTTAGAGTATGATGTCGTGATAATGCTGGGGCTTGAGGCCGGTAGAATTCCGCGGTACAATGCAACGGAGCTTCAAATAAAAGAATCGAGGCGCTTATTCTATGTGGCAATGACGCGAGCGCGGCATGAAGTGCATTTGCTTTGGTCTGGTTGGTATGAAGGTGCTGGAGGCAGGATTTTTCGGAATGGGCGAAGTAGTTTTGTCGACGAAGTGATGAGCGATGTGAAAGATTGAGTTTGTTGAGATTATTTTAGTCGCGCCTTAAAAAGCACTATGCGGCTC
The nucleotide sequence above comes from Coraliomargarita algicola. Encoded proteins:
- a CDS encoding ATP-dependent helicase; protein product: MSLNKAKYTEAAKEFESNRRQLAAYDSKGHCVVLAGPGSGKTKVLTTKLARMLAEDVKTPHGIACITYSNQCAKELKKRLGALLVEQSARVFIGTMHSFCLREVIMPYGKLAGLPLPQPLKVASVSKQHSYFTEAFSKIHPDENPKYRKTAFDEFRRIVLDRASADWINDDGVAPVIVEYERLMFQAGEIDFDAMSLYGLRLIQENEWVRKALKAKYPILAIDEYQDLGVPLHDMVNYLCIEGGIRLFAVGDPDQSIYGFTGARPALMNELADVEGVQRVRLRLNYRSGKSIINASTAALAETRDFEASDDKEGVVIDHKCIGGLDEQISLAINNLVPEALARREGRRLGDIGVLYLDRHGGAAVAHAANQAGVEYVRFDQGNPYPRTPATGWLEECASWCAGGWRDGEPPLSNLLWQWRSFFPQISKETEIRQLRRGLVSFLYSNRGADTRLRDWIKTFGDAGLFTMIRSEPTMADEVESIRALYEVCKDGQPLAGYSVANFGGQHISKDRLNLTTIHSSKGLEYDVVIMLGLEAGRIPRYNATELQIKESRRLFYVAMTRARHEVHLLWSGWYEGAGGRIFRNGRSSFVDEVMSDVKD